The proteins below come from a single Phocoena sinus isolate mPhoSin1 chromosome 2, mPhoSin1.pri, whole genome shotgun sequence genomic window:
- the DTD2 gene encoding D-aminoacyl-tRNA deacylase 2 isoform X1, with the protein MAESGRLPQARALLQQCLHARLQVRPAEGDAAAQWVEVQRGLVIYLCFFKGADKELLPKMVNTLLNVKLSETENGKRVSVLDLPGNILIIPQATLGGRVKGRSMQYHSNSGKEEGLELYSQFVTLCKKELAANSKCAEAGVVVEHGTYGNRQVLKLDTNGPYTHLIEF; encoded by the exons ATGGCTGAAAGTGGCCGGCTACCTCAGGCCCGGGCCCTCCTGCAGCAGTGCCTGCACGCCCGGCTGCAAGTACGCCCCGCCGAAGGGGACGCCGCGGCCCAGTGGGTGGAG GTCCAGAGAGGATTAGTGATCTACCTGTGCTTTTTCAAGGGAGCTGATAAAGAGCTTCTTCCCAAAATGG TTAATACACTGTTAAATGTGAAATTAAGTGAAACAGAAAATGGCAAGCGTGTCTCTGTATTGGATCTACCTGGCAACATTCTTATCATCCCTCAAGCCACCCTTGGGGGGAGAGTAAAAGGAAGAAGCATGCAGTATCACTCTAACTCTGGAAAAGAAGAGGGGTTAGAACTTTATTCCCAATTTGTGACTCTCTGTAAAAAAGAATTAGCTGCTAACAGCAAGTGTGCTGAAGCTGGGGTTGTGGTGGAACATGGCACTTACGGCAACAGGCAGGTGTTAAAGCTCGACACCAATGGACCATACACACACCTaattgagttttga
- the DTD2 gene encoding D-aminoacyl-tRNA deacylase 2 isoform X2: MLGLLVQRGLVIYLCFFKGADKELLPKMVNTLLNVKLSETENGKRVSVLDLPGNILIIPQATLGGRVKGRSMQYHSNSGKEEGLELYSQFVTLCKKELAANSKCAEAGVVVEHGTYGNRQVLKLDTNGPYTHLIEF, encoded by the exons ATGCTCGGGCTGCTG GTCCAGAGAGGATTAGTGATCTACCTGTGCTTTTTCAAGGGAGCTGATAAAGAGCTTCTTCCCAAAATGG TTAATACACTGTTAAATGTGAAATTAAGTGAAACAGAAAATGGCAAGCGTGTCTCTGTATTGGATCTACCTGGCAACATTCTTATCATCCCTCAAGCCACCCTTGGGGGGAGAGTAAAAGGAAGAAGCATGCAGTATCACTCTAACTCTGGAAAAGAAGAGGGGTTAGAACTTTATTCCCAATTTGTGACTCTCTGTAAAAAAGAATTAGCTGCTAACAGCAAGTGTGCTGAAGCTGGGGTTGTGGTGGAACATGGCACTTACGGCAACAGGCAGGTGTTAAAGCTCGACACCAATGGACCATACACACACCTaattgagttttga